The nucleotide window CCGGCGCGCACGTCCGCGGTGATGGGCACGCCGCTGGCCACGCCGAGGAAGGCCGTGGCGTCGGAGCCGATGGCGGGGCTGGAGGCGATGTCGAGCGCACCGGCCAGCACGCAGTCGTCGCTGGCGCGCACGGCCTCGATCAGCATGCGGCCCATACGGCCGGATGCGCCGGCGATGGCGACGCGAATGGCAGGTGCTGCGGACGGGGAAGTGGCGGTCATGGAAATCCTGGCAAATGGAGGGTGGCGCCCCGCAGCCGGCGCGCCAAGGGCGGGTCAGCGCGCGGAAGATTCCAGCGGCGGGTAGTGCCGGGGCGCGGCGTCGGCATCGGGTGCCGACGGGCTGGCGGACGGCGCGCGTTCGGGCGCGGGGTAGCGCTCCAGCTGCGCCTCGGTGGCTTCCAGCACGGGGGCCTTGCGCGGCACGGCGCGCGAACCCAGGGTGGCGACGAACTCAGCCTCGGTCGGCATCTCATCGCCCTCGGAGCGCACGAACTCGTCGCCCTCGAAGAACACGACGAGCTTGCGCGTCTGCACCTCCTCGCCCTGCTTCTTGAGCGTGAACACGTAGTCCCAGCGGTTGGCATGGAACAGGCTGGTGACCAGCGGCGTGCCAAGGAGGTCGCGCACCTGCTGGCGGCTCATGCCGGGCTGCAACGCCTGCACCTGCTCGCGCGAGACGAAGTTGCCCTGCACCACGGTGGCACGGTACGGCTTGAGGGTTTCGACCATCGCGCGCCCGGAAAGGTCGACGCTGCCGCAGGCGGTCATGGCAGCGCCAATGGACACAATCAGCGCCACGCGGGCGCTGCAACGGGCTGTGGCATGCATGGATAAGGCTATGAGGCTATGATCCGGCCCATTGTAGCGGCTGGTGCCGAATGCCCGGCCCGCGCTTTCCGGCGTATGCGAAAGACCTTGCCATGACGAATATCGACGAACTCAAAAGCACCGGACTCAAGGCCACACTGCCACGCCTGAAAATCCTCGAGATCTTCCAGAAGGGCGTGCAGCGCCACATGACGGCGGAAGACGTGTTCCGCACCCTGCTCGACGAACGCTCCGACATCGGCCTGGCCACCGTGTACCGGGTGTTGACGCAGTTCGAGCAGGCGGGCATCCTGCTGCGCAGCAACTTCGAGAGCGGCAAGGCCGTCTACGAACTGAACGAAGGCCAGCACCACGACCACTTCATCTGCACCGCCTGCGGAAAGGTCGAGGAGTTCTACGACCCCGAGATCGAGAAGCGCCAGCAGGCCATCGCGAAGTCCAAGGGCTGGGTGGTGCACGACCACGCCATGGCGCTGTACGGCCAGTGCGCGAGCTGCGCGGGCAAGGGCTGATCGGCGGCTAGAAGCCGCCGCTGTGCTCCATGGCGCGGCGGTGGCGCTCGACGAATTCCTGGTAGGTGTCGATGCCGCGCAGTTGCAGGATGGTGTTGCGCACCGCTGCCTCGACCAGCACGGCGATGTTGCGCCCCGCCACCACCTGGATGACCACCTTCAGCACCGGAATGCCCAGGACGTCCTGGGTCAGCGGCTCGTAGGGCAGGCGCTCATACTCGCGCTCCAGCGTTTCCTTGCGCACCAGGTGCACGATGAGGCGCAGGCGCATGCGGCGGCGCACGGCCGACTCGCCGAAGATGGCGCGGATGTCCAGCAGGCCGATGCCGCGCACTTCGAGCAGGTTCTGCAGCAGCTCGGGGCACTTGCCCTCGATGGTGTTCTGGTTGATGCGGTACAGGTCCACCGCATCGTCGGCCACGAGGCCGTTGCCGCGCGAGATCAGCTCCAGCCCCAGCTCGCTCTTGCCCAGGCCGGATTCGCCGGTGATGAGCACACCCAGGCCCAGAATGTCCATGAACACGCCGTGCATGGTCATGCGTTCGGCGAAATGCTTGGACAGGTAGGCGTGCAGCACGTCGATCACGAAGGCCGAGGGCTCGTGCGTGGCGAACATCGGAATCTGCGCGCGTTCGCACATGGACACCAGCTCGTCCGGTGCGGCCTGCCCGTCGGCCAGCACCAGCACCGGCGGCTCCAGGGTGACGATGCGTGAAACGCGGCGCTTGCAGTCCTCGGGGGTGGCGTTGCCCAGGTAGGCGATTTCACGCTCGCCGAGCACCTGCACGCGGTATGGGTGGATGTAGTTGAGGTGCCCCACGAGATCGGCGCCCGAGCGCGCGCTGCGGATCGCCACCTCGTCGAAACGGCGCTCCGAGGCGCTCAGCCCCGCGACCCACTCCCAGCGCAGCTGGCCGCGAAAGGCCTCGAACAGGACATCGGCGCTGACGACGTTGGGCTTCACGGCGGGCGGAGCGGGCTCAGGCCGCCTGGGTGGATTGCCAGCCGGCGATCATGCCGTGCAGCTCGGCCGCGTCGGTGCAGGCCTTGATCCGCTCGCGCAACGCGCCGTCGCTGAGCAGTTCGGCGATCTCGGAGAGGATCTCCAGGTGCTTCTGCGTCGCGGCCTCGGGCACGAGCAGGAAGATCAGCAGGTTCACCGGCTGCTCGTCGGGTGCGTCGAAGCCGATGGGACGCTCCAGCTGGAATACCGC belongs to Acidovorax sp. YS12 and includes:
- a CDS encoding outer membrane protein assembly factor BamE; translated protein: MHATARCSARVALIVSIGAAMTACGSVDLSGRAMVETLKPYRATVVQGNFVSREQVQALQPGMSRQQVRDLLGTPLVTSLFHANRWDYVFTLKKQGEEVQTRKLVVFFEGDEFVRSEGDEMPTEAEFVATLGSRAVPRKAPVLEATEAQLERYPAPERAPSASPSAPDADAAPRHYPPLESSAR
- a CDS encoding HPr kinase/phosphorylase, with product MKPNVVSADVLFEAFRGQLRWEWVAGLSASERRFDEVAIRSARSGADLVGHLNYIHPYRVQVLGEREIAYLGNATPEDCKRRVSRIVTLEPPVLVLADGQAAPDELVSMCERAQIPMFATHEPSAFVIDVLHAYLSKHFAERMTMHGVFMDILGLGVLITGESGLGKSELGLELISRGNGLVADDAVDLYRINQNTIEGKCPELLQNLLEVRGIGLLDIRAIFGESAVRRRMRLRLIVHLVRKETLEREYERLPYEPLTQDVLGIPVLKVVIQVVAGRNIAVLVEAAVRNTILQLRGIDTYQEFVERHRRAMEHSGGF
- a CDS encoding PTS sugar transporter subunit IIA — its product is MNRLASILPTAQVLVSVDATSKKRAFEEAGLLFESQHGLSRALITDSLFARERLGSTGLGHGVAIPHGRIKGLKSPMAAVFQLERPIGFDAPDEQPVNLLIFLLVPEAATQKHLEILSEIAELLSDGALRERIKACTDAAELHGMIAGWQSTQAA
- the fur gene encoding ferric iron uptake transcriptional regulator, which codes for MTNIDELKSTGLKATLPRLKILEIFQKGVQRHMTAEDVFRTLLDERSDIGLATVYRVLTQFEQAGILLRSNFESGKAVYELNEGQHHDHFICTACGKVEEFYDPEIEKRQQAIAKSKGWVVHDHAMALYGQCASCAGKG